GTACATTATATGCTGCGGGTGAAACGCGTAAGGAAGCTGGCTATACCTGGTTGTATTTTGCCGTGAATGTGGGTGGGAGTCTTGGGCCGTTGGTTTATGGTTTTATGATTTATGCAGTGGGTTGGAGTGCGGGTTTTTTGTGCAGTGCAATTGGTTTGGCGCTGGGATTATGCTGGTTTATATTTAATTGGCAGACCTATGAAGATAAACAACATCAGCCTAATATCAGTCATGTGGGTGTGGAATTGACTTATTTGGCCTTACTGGTCGGTAGTGTGCTGCTGAGTTTGACCTTTTATTATCCGGCGTCATTGAATACGGTAGTCGGTTTATTTTTCGTAGGTAGCATCGGTTATATACTGATAATGATTATTAAATATCAGAGTGCAATGCGTCAGCGGTTACTGGCATTGTTAATCATGAGCTTTTTTGGTATGTTTTATTTTGCTGCAGGTATGCAAATTGGAACATCAATTACATTATTTTTACAATTGAAGATTCAACAAGGGGTGATTCATACACAATTACCTGCCAGCACTTTTAGTACTTTGTATTGTTTGTTTGTATTACTGCTAGCCCCCGTGATTACTGGCTTGTGGTTTTGGCTGAGGGCTAGGGGCATTCAGTTGTTGATTATCAATAAATTGGCGGTGGGGATTTTTTTGGGGGCTTTGGGTATTGCTTGTTTTGCTTTTGCGGCGGCGACCAATTGGATTGCTGTGGGTTTGATTTTGGGGATTTTGTTGTTAAGTGCAGGGGAGGTGGTGATTGCGCCGGCTATTTATACGGCTATCAGCGATATTGCGCCACAGGGGTTAAAAACGACGATGATGGGGTGTTGGTTTTTGTTTATTGGTATGGGTGGGTATGTGAGTAGTTTGTTGGCGAAGTTTTCTGATAAAGTGGGGAAATTTTTGCCATTTAAAAGTGTGGCGTATGTGAATGAGTTTTTGTTTATTACGGGGTTTATTGTGTTGGTGGTGGGGTGTTTGGTTTTGCTGATTCCTAGGTTGAAGCGGATGTTGGGGATTGGGGGGTAGTGAGATTTTTGAGTTGGGTAGTTTTTGAGCTGTGGGCTAGAAATTTCTTTCTCAGGACAAGAGAAATGCTAGGTTTTCTTGCAATTATTTGGGGAATTCGGTTATGAGTTTAGCATTTAAAGGAAAGTTGGAAGTTCAGACTTGGGATCAGGTGAGGGAGGATGTTGCGAAAGTTAATCCTGAATTTGCAAGGATTATTGA
This genomic interval from Gammaproteobacteria bacterium contains the following:
- a CDS encoding oligopeptide:H+ symporter codes for the protein MELFKHPKALWVLAFGKLWDTFSYYGTQTILVLYFMHIFKLPRSESILLYGAYAAFTYAIPIMGGVLGDKWLGSRNTLLLGAVLNIAGNLLLISYNRYFFCLGLAASLVGSGLYKGTATHMVGTLYAAGETRKEAGYTWLYFAVNVGGSLGPLVYGFMIYAVGWSAGFLCSAIGLALGLCWFIFNWQTYEDKQHQPNISHVGVELTYLALLVGSVLLSLTFYYPASLNTVVGLFFVGSIGYILIMIIKYQSAMRQRLLALLIMSFFGMFYFAAGMQIGTSITLFLQLKIQQGVIHTQLPASTFSTLYCLFVLLLAPVITGLWFWLRARGIQLLIINKLAVGIFLGALGIACFAFAAATNWIAVGLILGILLLSAGEVVIAPAIYTAISDIAPQGLKTTMMGCWFLFIGMGGYVSSLLAKFSDKVGKFLPFKSVAYVNEFLFITGFIVLVVGCLVLLIPRLKRMLGIGG